Proteins encoded by one window of Lathyrus oleraceus cultivar Zhongwan6 chromosome 1, CAAS_Psat_ZW6_1.0, whole genome shotgun sequence:
- the LOC127136913 gene encoding transcription factor bHLH35 isoform X2, translating into MENIDEEYKHYWETNMFLQTQEHLDSSWGLDEAFSGYYDSSSPDGGASSKNIVSERNRRNKLNQRLFALRAVVPNISKMDKASIVKDAIEYIQHLHEQEKNLEAEIMELQTGMPNNNITQNYDFDQELPVLLRSKKKRTDELYDSVSSTNSPIQLLELRVTYMGENTIVVSLTCSKRTDTMVKLCEVFESLNLKIITANITCFSGTLLKTVFIQANEDDKDLLQIKIQTAIASLNDPPSPMSI; encoded by the exons ATGGAGAATATTGATGAAGAGTACAAACATTACTGGGAGACCAACATGTTCCTCCAAACCCAAGAGCATCTTGATAG CAGCTGGGGATTGGATGAGGCGTTTTCAGGATACTACGATTCAAGCTCCCCAGATGGTGGAGCTTCATCTAAGAACATTGTTTCTGAGAGAAATAGAAGGAACAAACTCAATCAAAGACTCTTTGCACTTAGAGCAGTGGTCCCCAACATTAGCAAG ATGGATAAGGCTTCAATAGTTAAGGATGCAATTGAGTACATACAACACTTGCATGAACAAGAGAAGAATCTTGAAGCTGAGATAATGGAACTTCAAACTGGGATGCCAAATAATAATATTACTCAAAATTATGATTTCGATCAAGAGCTTCCAGTGTTGCTGAGGTCGAAGAAGAAGAGAACAGATGAATTGTATGATTCTGTCAGTTCAACAAACTCTCCAATTCAGCTTCTTGAG CTTAGGGTTACATATATGGGAGAGAATACAATAGTTGTGAGCTTGACATGTAGCAAAAGGACAGACACAATGGTTAAATTATGTGAAGTGTTTGAATCTTTAAACCTTAAAATTATCACTGCCAATATCACTTGTTTTTCTGGCACACTTTTGAAGACAGTCTTCATTCAG GCAAATGAGGATGATAAAGATCTATTGCAGATAAAGATCCAAACAGCCATTGCATCTCTAAATGATCCTCCAAGTCCTATGAGCATCTAA
- the LOC127136913 gene encoding transcription factor bHLH35 isoform X3, with the protein MENIDEEYKHYWETNMFLQTQEHLDSWGLDEAFSGYYDSSSPDGGASSKNIVSERNRRNKLNQRLFALRAVVPNISKMDKASIVKDAIEYIQHLHEQEKNLEAEIMELQTGMPNNNITQNYDFDQELPVLLRSKKKRTDELYDSVSSTNSPIQLLELRVTYMGENTIVVSLTCSKRTDTMVKLCEVFESLNLKIITANITCFSGTLLKTVFIQANEDDKDLLQIKIQTAIASLNDPPSPMSI; encoded by the exons ATGGAGAATATTGATGAAGAGTACAAACATTACTGGGAGACCAACATGTTCCTCCAAACCCAAGAGCATCTTGATAG CTGGGGATTGGATGAGGCGTTTTCAGGATACTACGATTCAAGCTCCCCAGATGGTGGAGCTTCATCTAAGAACATTGTTTCTGAGAGAAATAGAAGGAACAAACTCAATCAAAGACTCTTTGCACTTAGAGCAGTGGTCCCCAACATTAGCAAG ATGGATAAGGCTTCAATAGTTAAGGATGCAATTGAGTACATACAACACTTGCATGAACAAGAGAAGAATCTTGAAGCTGAGATAATGGAACTTCAAACTGGGATGCCAAATAATAATATTACTCAAAATTATGATTTCGATCAAGAGCTTCCAGTGTTGCTGAGGTCGAAGAAGAAGAGAACAGATGAATTGTATGATTCTGTCAGTTCAACAAACTCTCCAATTCAGCTTCTTGAG CTTAGGGTTACATATATGGGAGAGAATACAATAGTTGTGAGCTTGACATGTAGCAAAAGGACAGACACAATGGTTAAATTATGTGAAGTGTTTGAATCTTTAAACCTTAAAATTATCACTGCCAATATCACTTGTTTTTCTGGCACACTTTTGAAGACAGTCTTCATTCAG GCAAATGAGGATGATAAAGATCTATTGCAGATAAAGATCCAAACAGCCATTGCATCTCTAAATGATCCTCCAAGTCCTATGAGCATCTAA
- the LOC127136913 gene encoding transcription factor bHLH35 isoform X1, with protein sequence MENIDEEYKHYWETNMFLQTQEHLDSGSSWGLDEAFSGYYDSSSPDGGASSKNIVSERNRRNKLNQRLFALRAVVPNISKMDKASIVKDAIEYIQHLHEQEKNLEAEIMELQTGMPNNNITQNYDFDQELPVLLRSKKKRTDELYDSVSSTNSPIQLLELRVTYMGENTIVVSLTCSKRTDTMVKLCEVFESLNLKIITANITCFSGTLLKTVFIQANEDDKDLLQIKIQTAIASLNDPPSPMSI encoded by the exons ATGGAGAATATTGATGAAGAGTACAAACATTACTGGGAGACCAACATGTTCCTCCAAACCCAAGAGCATCTTGATAG TGGCAGCAGCTGGGGATTGGATGAGGCGTTTTCAGGATACTACGATTCAAGCTCCCCAGATGGTGGAGCTTCATCTAAGAACATTGTTTCTGAGAGAAATAGAAGGAACAAACTCAATCAAAGACTCTTTGCACTTAGAGCAGTGGTCCCCAACATTAGCAAG ATGGATAAGGCTTCAATAGTTAAGGATGCAATTGAGTACATACAACACTTGCATGAACAAGAGAAGAATCTTGAAGCTGAGATAATGGAACTTCAAACTGGGATGCCAAATAATAATATTACTCAAAATTATGATTTCGATCAAGAGCTTCCAGTGTTGCTGAGGTCGAAGAAGAAGAGAACAGATGAATTGTATGATTCTGTCAGTTCAACAAACTCTCCAATTCAGCTTCTTGAG CTTAGGGTTACATATATGGGAGAGAATACAATAGTTGTGAGCTTGACATGTAGCAAAAGGACAGACACAATGGTTAAATTATGTGAAGTGTTTGAATCTTTAAACCTTAAAATTATCACTGCCAATATCACTTGTTTTTCTGGCACACTTTTGAAGACAGTCTTCATTCAG GCAAATGAGGATGATAAAGATCTATTGCAGATAAAGATCCAAACAGCCATTGCATCTCTAAATGATCCTCCAAGTCCTATGAGCATCTAA